A part of Agromyces protaetiae genomic DNA contains:
- the ccsB gene encoding c-type cytochrome biogenesis protein CcsB encodes MTDTLDQISLLCVYSAMVVYAIAFIAYSIDLARRGSAAARAADAAADASAASSADAAPVHVGVIAAAEAAKAASGSAGAKTYGSDDSGASVSDAPAKRSRWKNLDDETSVSYGRSPALRVAVAMTVLAWVLHLAGDVLRGVAAGRVPWANMYEFALTGTLVVTTVFLVVLLVSKIDLRFLGTFVTGLVLVLLGVATVNFHVSVVPLPPALQSLWLIIHVFVATSAVGFFALGFALSVVQLMQSRREATAATAESVKRSFLATLPKAKTLENLAYRVNIIGFILWTFTLMAGAIWAEKAWGRYWGWDTKEVWTFIIWVIYAGYIHARATRGWRGSRSAWLAIIGFSAVLFNFTIVNLFFKGLHAYSGL; translated from the coding sequence GTGACCGACACTCTCGACCAGATCTCGCTGCTGTGCGTGTACTCGGCGATGGTGGTGTACGCGATCGCGTTCATCGCCTACTCGATCGACCTCGCTCGACGTGGGTCGGCGGCGGCCCGGGCGGCCGATGCGGCGGCGGATGCCTCGGCTGCGTCGTCTGCCGACGCCGCGCCCGTGCACGTGGGCGTCATCGCCGCGGCCGAGGCTGCGAAGGCGGCGTCGGGTTCGGCGGGCGCGAAGACGTACGGTTCGGATGACTCGGGCGCGTCTGTTTCGGATGCCCCCGCGAAGCGCAGTCGGTGGAAGAACCTCGACGACGAGACATCCGTCAGCTACGGCCGTTCGCCCGCCCTCCGCGTCGCCGTCGCGATGACGGTGCTCGCGTGGGTCCTCCACCTCGCCGGCGACGTCCTCCGCGGCGTCGCCGCGGGCCGCGTGCCGTGGGCCAACATGTACGAGTTCGCGCTCACGGGCACGCTCGTCGTGACGACGGTGTTCCTCGTCGTGCTCCTCGTGTCGAAGATCGACCTGCGCTTCCTCGGCACGTTCGTCACGGGCCTCGTCCTCGTGCTGCTGGGCGTCGCGACCGTGAACTTCCACGTTTCGGTCGTGCCGCTTCCGCCGGCCCTGCAGTCGCTGTGGCTCATCATCCACGTGTTCGTCGCGACGAGCGCCGTCGGCTTCTTCGCCCTCGGCTTCGCGCTGTCGGTCGTGCAGCTCATGCAGTCGCGTCGCGAGGCGACGGCGGCGACGGCCGAGTCGGTCAAGCGCTCGTTCCTCGCGACGCTGCCGAAGGCGAAGACCCTCGAGAACCTCGCCTACCGGGTCAACATCATCGGCTTCATCCTGTGGACGTTCACGCTCATGGCGGGTGCGATCTGGGCCGAGAAGGCGTGGGGCCGCTACTGGGGCTGGGACACCAAAGAGGTGTGGACCTTCATCATCTGGGTCATCTACGCGGGCTACATCCACGCGCGCGCGACGCGCGGTTGGCGCGGGTCGCGGTCGGCGTGGCTCGCGATCATCGGCTTCTCGGCGGTGCTCTTCAACTTCACGATCGTCAACCTGTTCTTCAAGGGGCTGCACGCGTACTCGGGGCTCTGA
- the resB gene encoding cytochrome c biogenesis protein ResB encodes MASTSSSDRAHDPLRPSDYVDGSEATTRRGDPGDGDGPGGGPGIAQPKLGLVGWLRFIWRQLTSMRTALLLLLLLAIAAVPGSLVPQRSSDPNGVTQYFNDNPRLAPILDSLQMFDVYTSAWFSAVYLLLFVSLIGCIIPRTKHHFEALRARPPRTPVRLSRLAGYTEREVPEGADAEAAIADAAKRLKGMGYRVERYDVQGEPSVSAERGYLRETGNLVFHTALLGVLVTVAIGGGFGFAGQRVVVEGQSFVNTLAAFDSFNPGRFFDDRQLQPFRLSLEGLDAVYETQNPNAIGQPTDFTARVTIEDQSGEASEQVVKVNEPLVTHGTNIYLLGNGYAPTITVRDADGEVVFTDSVPFLPQDANLTSIGVVKVPDGLPEQLGMVGFFYPTQDVLDTGAFTSTYPDLVYPVLTLNVWEGDLGIDGGTPRSVYTLDPSGMTQLTGGATGVDSLQLMPGETADLPGGRGSVTFEDASGGAAADGDFSHSVKRFASFDVHHDPTQTWVLAFAILILAGLLTSLFVPRRRMWVKAATRRDGRVVLEYAGLARGEDPGLEEAVASLADEHAGPVPAAVADSAAAETPDDSSKPTT; translated from the coding sequence GTGGCATCGACCTCGTCCTCTGATCGCGCGCACGATCCGCTCCGGCCGTCGGACTACGTCGACGGGTCGGAGGCGACGACGCGCCGAGGAGACCCGGGCGACGGCGACGGCCCCGGCGGCGGCCCCGGCATCGCGCAGCCCAAGCTCGGGCTCGTCGGCTGGCTCCGCTTCATCTGGCGGCAGCTCACGAGCATGCGCACGGCGCTCCTGCTGCTCCTGCTCCTCGCGATCGCGGCGGTGCCGGGCTCGCTCGTGCCGCAGCGGTCGAGCGACCCGAACGGCGTCACGCAGTACTTCAACGACAACCCGCGGCTCGCGCCGATCCTCGACTCGCTGCAGATGTTCGACGTGTACACGTCGGCATGGTTCTCGGCCGTCTACCTGCTGCTGTTCGTGTCGCTCATCGGCTGCATCATCCCGCGCACGAAGCACCACTTCGAGGCGCTCCGCGCCCGGCCGCCGCGTACGCCCGTGCGGCTCTCGCGGCTCGCGGGGTACACCGAGCGGGAGGTTCCCGAAGGGGCTGACGCCGAGGCCGCGATCGCCGACGCCGCGAAGCGGCTGAAGGGCATGGGCTACCGCGTCGAGCGCTACGACGTGCAGGGCGAGCCATCCGTCTCGGCCGAACGCGGGTATCTGCGTGAGACGGGCAACCTCGTCTTCCACACGGCGCTCCTCGGGGTGCTCGTGACGGTCGCGATCGGCGGCGGCTTCGGCTTCGCCGGCCAGCGCGTCGTCGTCGAGGGGCAGTCGTTCGTCAACACGCTCGCGGCGTTCGACTCGTTCAACCCGGGCCGGTTCTTCGACGACCGGCAGCTCCAGCCGTTCCGCCTCTCTCTCGAAGGCCTCGACGCCGTCTACGAGACGCAGAACCCCAACGCGATCGGCCAGCCGACCGACTTCACGGCGCGCGTCACGATCGAAGACCAGTCGGGCGAGGCATCCGAACAGGTCGTCAAGGTCAACGAACCGCTCGTGACGCACGGCACCAACATCTACCTGCTCGGCAACGGGTACGCGCCGACGATCACCGTGCGCGATGCCGACGGCGAGGTCGTCTTCACCGATTCGGTGCCGTTCCTGCCGCAAGACGCGAACCTCACGTCGATCGGCGTCGTCAAGGTGCCCGACGGCCTGCCCGAGCAGCTCGGCATGGTCGGCTTCTTCTACCCGACGCAAGACGTCTTGGACACGGGCGCGTTCACGTCGACCTACCCCGACCTCGTCTACCCCGTGCTGACCCTCAACGTGTGGGAGGGCGACCTCGGCATCGACGGCGGCACCCCGCGATCGGTGTACACGCTCGATCCGTCGGGCATGACCCAGCTGACGGGCGGCGCCACGGGCGTCGATTCCCTGCAGCTCATGCCGGGCGAGACGGCCGACCTGCCGGGCGGGCGCGGGTCGGTGACCTTCGAGGATGCCTCGGGCGGCGCCGCTGCCGACGGCGACTTCTCGCACAGCGTCAAGCGCTTCGCGTCGTTCGACGTGCACCACGACCCGACGCAGACGTGGGTGCTCGCGTTTGCGATCCTCATTCTCGCGGGCCTGCTCACCTCGCTCTTCGTGCCGCGTCGGCGCATGTGGGTGAAGGCCGCGACACGCCGCGACGGACGGGTCGTGCTCGAGTACGCGGGCCTCGCCCGCGGCGAGGATCCAGGCCTCGAAGAGGCCGTCGCGTCGCTCGCCGACGAGCACGCGGGGCCGGTGCCCGCTGCAGTGGCCGACTCGGCCGCGGCCGAAACTCCTGACGACTCCTCGAAACCCACGACGTAA
- a CDS encoding cytochrome c biogenesis CcdA family protein: MGAGELVFSGQLIVAIPIALAAGLISFLSPCVLPLVPGYLGYIGGFTEASAEASEERRNRRRLLLGVALFVAGFTAVFLVYTTLAGAAGAWLRAWQDPITRVLGVVLIVMGLVFIGQFTFLQRQFKPSWRPATGLAGAPLLGVVFGLGWTPCIGPALAAVLSLSLDAQSAWRGAVLGLAYCIGLGIPFLLVALGFGWVTGSMTFLRRHIRTINLIGGALLVVIGIVMVSGLWTVWMNELQGVMRGIDLVL, translated from the coding sequence GTGGGCGCGGGCGAACTCGTCTTCAGCGGACAACTGATCGTCGCGATCCCCATCGCGCTCGCCGCGGGGCTCATCTCGTTCCTCTCGCCCTGCGTGCTGCCGCTCGTCCCCGGCTATCTGGGCTACATCGGCGGCTTCACCGAGGCGTCGGCCGAGGCATCCGAAGAACGACGCAACCGGCGCCGGCTGCTCCTCGGCGTCGCCCTCTTCGTCGCGGGGTTCACGGCCGTCTTCCTCGTCTACACGACCCTCGCGGGCGCCGCGGGCGCGTGGCTCCGCGCCTGGCAGGACCCCATCACGCGCGTGCTCGGCGTCGTGCTCATCGTCATGGGGCTCGTCTTCATCGGGCAGTTCACGTTCTTGCAGCGGCAGTTCAAGCCGTCGTGGCGGCCCGCGACGGGGCTCGCGGGCGCGCCGCTGCTCGGCGTCGTCTTCGGTCTCGGCTGGACGCCGTGCATCGGGCCTGCGCTCGCCGCGGTGCTGAGCCTCAGCCTCGACGCGCAGTCGGCCTGGCGCGGCGCGGTCCTCGGCCTCGCGTACTGCATCGGCCTCGGCATCCCATTCCTCCTCGTCGCGCTCGGCTTCGGCTGGGTGACGGGGTCGATGACCTTCCTCCGCCGGCACATCCGCACGATCAACCTCATCGGCGGGGCGCTCCTCGTCGTGATCGGCATCGTCATGGTCTCGGGGCTCTGGACCGTGTGGATGAACGAACTGCAGGGAGTGATGCGTGGCATCGACCTCGTCCTCTGA
- a CDS encoding TlpA family protein disulfide reductase has product MSRAATAFAAIGVSAALLLTGCSSDPLAEQYREGSGKNYIAGDGTIAEFAPENREAPVEFSGETVDGLEFDSAEQDGKVMVVNFWYAACAPCRVEAPILQEVHEQFGEDVAFVGVNVRDQAGTAAPFEEKFGITYPSILDTDEGRVQLAFAGKVPPAAVPTTLVLDREGRVAARILGQLKDASILSTIVTGLQGEGA; this is encoded by the coding sequence ATGTCTCGTGCCGCGACCGCGTTCGCAGCGATCGGCGTCTCGGCGGCGCTGCTCCTGACGGGCTGCTCGTCGGATCCGCTCGCCGAACAGTACCGCGAGGGCAGCGGCAAGAACTACATCGCGGGCGACGGCACGATCGCCGAGTTCGCCCCCGAGAATCGCGAGGCCCCCGTCGAGTTCTCGGGCGAGACCGTCGACGGCCTCGAGTTCGACTCGGCCGAGCAAGACGGCAAGGTCATGGTCGTGAACTTCTGGTACGCGGCGTGCGCCCCGTGCCGCGTCGAAGCGCCTATCCTCCAAGAGGTGCACGAGCAGTTCGGCGAAGACGTCGCGTTCGTCGGCGTCAACGTGCGCGACCAGGCGGGCACCGCCGCGCCCTTCGAGGAGAAGTTCGGCATCACCTACCCGTCGATCCTCGACACCGACGAGGGCCGAGTGCAGCTCGCGTTCGCGGGCAAGGTGCCCCCGGCCGCCGTGCCGACGACGCTCGTGCTCGACCGCGAGGGCCGCGTCGCGGCGCGCATCCTCGGTCAGTTGAAGGATGCCTCGATCCTCTCGACGATCGTCACGGGACTCCAGGGCGAGGGCGCCTGA
- a CDS encoding histidine phosphatase family protein: MPADQIHLVRHGEVFNPQRVLYGRLDGYGLSELGRQMAQAAADDLASRGRPVAAIVASPLQRTRESAAPIEHAFGLEASIDPRLIEPENRFEGKRMLGEQSALKDPRNWRHLVNPWRPSWGEPFRSISTRMLAAIDDAWRAADGGDVVLVSHQLPIWMVHRALAGASLPHDPRKRRCALSSITTLERRGDRFVEVDYRDPAAPLSASATDVGAV, encoded by the coding sequence GTGCCTGCCGACCAGATCCATCTCGTGCGCCACGGCGAGGTGTTCAACCCGCAGCGCGTCCTCTACGGACGGCTCGACGGCTACGGACTCTCCGAGCTCGGGCGACAGATGGCGCAGGCGGCGGCCGACGACCTCGCATCGCGGGGGCGCCCCGTCGCGGCGATCGTCGCGTCCCCGCTCCAGCGCACGCGCGAATCGGCAGCGCCCATCGAGCACGCGTTCGGCCTCGAGGCATCCATCGATCCCCGCCTCATCGAGCCCGAGAACCGGTTCGAGGGCAAGCGCATGCTGGGCGAGCAGTCGGCCCTCAAAGACCCCCGGAACTGGCGGCACCTCGTGAACCCATGGCGGCCGAGCTGGGGCGAGCCGTTCCGTTCGATCTCGACGCGCATGCTCGCGGCGATCGACGACGCGTGGCGCGCAGCCGACGGCGGCGACGTCGTCCTGGTCAGCCACCAGCTCCCGATCTGGATGGTGCACCGTGCGCTCGCCGGGGCATCCCTCCCGCACGACCCGCGCAAGCGCCGCTGCGCGCTGTCGAGCATCACGACGCTCGAGCGCCGCGGCGACCGGTTCGTCGAGGTCGACTACCGCGATCCGGCTGCGCCGCTGTCGGCGTCGGCGACCGACGTGGGGGCGGTGTGA
- a CDS encoding endonuclease domain-containing protein, whose product MPRRLEDARLDVSAFIPNAIPRGAGIRGHRLAAGGTRVGAWNGLPVVAPEDAWCQLATLCTFEELVVAGDSLVRRNHPISTLEQLGWAVGRRHGRRGFRLLAAALEAVREGTDSPEETRLRLDLVAAGLPEPEVNVPIFDAFGRLIAIGDLVYESVRVIVEYDGDHHRTDDRQYARDLERIEALTAAGWRVIRFTKRHRGAARGARIDLVRRALAARAH is encoded by the coding sequence GTGCCCCGCAGACTCGAAGACGCACGACTGGATGTCTCGGCGTTCATCCCGAACGCGATACCGCGCGGTGCCGGCATACGCGGCCACCGGCTCGCCGCGGGCGGCACGCGGGTCGGGGCGTGGAACGGGCTGCCGGTCGTCGCGCCCGAAGACGCGTGGTGTCAGCTCGCGACACTCTGCACGTTCGAGGAACTCGTCGTCGCCGGCGACTCGCTCGTTCGCCGGAATCACCCGATCTCGACGCTCGAACAGCTCGGGTGGGCGGTCGGGCGACGACACGGCCGGCGGGGGTTCCGGCTGCTCGCCGCCGCGCTCGAGGCGGTGCGCGAGGGAACCGATTCGCCCGAGGAGACCCGGCTTCGACTCGACCTCGTCGCGGCGGGGCTGCCCGAACCCGAGGTGAACGTGCCGATCTTCGACGCCTTCGGGCGCCTGATCGCGATCGGCGATCTCGTGTACGAATCCGTGCGGGTGATCGTCGAGTACGACGGCGATCACCATCGCACCGACGACCGGCAGTACGCCCGCGACCTCGAGCGGATCGAGGCGCTGACCGCGGCGGGCTGGCGGGTCATCCGGTTCACGAAACGCCATCGCGGCGCTGCGCGCGGCGCCCGGATCGACCTCGTGCGCCGGGCGCTCGCCGCTCGAGCGCACTGA
- a CDS encoding formylglycine-generating enzyme family protein, with the protein MGAEPTRMVRLAGGRFRMGSDEQPDEGPVHEREVGAFAIDAHPVTNEQFAAFVEATGYVTVAERALDPTDFPGADPADLVPGGLVFTPTAGPVDLRDWRQWWRWVPGANWRVPFGPDGGVDAVSERLRHPVVQVSYADASAYASWAGKRLPTEAEAEFAARGDLDGARFAWGDDEFPRDAEHPRGRLMVNRWQGSFPYLNTGAAGFVGTSPVGTFPPNGYGLSDVTGNVWEWTTDFYAPRHLVPGETPVDAGARGNLLAETSAEPGSRIPRRVLKGGSHLCSPDYCLRYRPAARSPQAEDTATTHIGFRCAADT; encoded by the coding sequence ATGGGGGCCGAGCCGACGCGGATGGTCCGCCTCGCGGGCGGGCGCTTCCGCATGGGCTCAGACGAGCAGCCCGACGAGGGGCCCGTGCACGAGCGCGAGGTGGGCGCGTTCGCGATCGATGCGCACCCCGTCACGAACGAGCAGTTCGCGGCGTTCGTCGAAGCGACGGGGTACGTGACGGTCGCCGAACGGGCGCTCGATCCGACCGACTTCCCCGGCGCCGATCCAGCCGACCTCGTGCCGGGCGGGCTCGTGTTCACGCCGACTGCGGGCCCGGTCGATCTGCGGGACTGGCGACAGTGGTGGCGGTGGGTTCCCGGCGCGAACTGGCGAGTCCCGTTCGGTCCCGACGGCGGCGTCGACGCGGTCTCGGAGCGGCTGCGGCATCCCGTCGTCCAGGTGAGCTACGCGGATGCCTCGGCGTACGCGTCGTGGGCCGGGAAGCGCCTGCCGACCGAGGCCGAAGCCGAGTTCGCGGCGCGAGGCGACCTCGACGGCGCCCGCTTCGCGTGGGGCGACGACGAGTTCCCGCGCGACGCCGAGCACCCCCGCGGCAGGCTCATGGTCAACCGCTGGCAGGGCTCGTTCCCGTACCTCAACACGGGGGCGGCGGGGTTCGTCGGCACGTCGCCCGTCGGCACGTTCCCGCCCAACGGCTACGGACTGTCGGATGTCACGGGCAACGTGTGGGAGTGGACGACCGACTTCTATGCACCGCGGCACCTCGTGCCGGGCGAGACCCCGGTCGACGCGGGCGCCAGGGGCAACCTGCTCGCCGAGACATCCGCCGAACCGGGCTCGCGCATCCCGCGCCGCGTGCTCAAGGGCGGCTCTCACCTGTGCTCGCCCGACTACTGCCTGCGCTACCGGCCGGCGGCCCGCTCGCCGCAGGCGGAGGACACGGCGACGACCCACATCGGGTTCCGCTGCGCGGCCGACACGTGA
- a CDS encoding glutaredoxin family protein codes for MTTRRLTFIGKPGCHLCDDAREVVDAVRAQLAGDPAAPAVEVEELSILDDPALAALYAEEIPVVLIDGEPHGYWRIDGARLRAALLA; via the coding sequence GTGACCACGCGCCGCCTGACCTTCATCGGCAAGCCCGGATGCCATCTGTGCGACGACGCCCGCGAAGTCGTCGACGCCGTCCGCGCGCAGCTCGCGGGTGACCCTGCGGCACCCGCCGTCGAGGTCGAAGAGCTCTCGATCCTCGACGACCCCGCGCTCGCGGCGCTCTACGCGGAGGAGATCCCCGTGGTCCTCATCGACGGCGAGCCGCACGGCTACTGGCGTATCGACGGCGCGCGGCTGCGCGCGGCGCTGCTCGCCTGA
- a CDS encoding 30S ribosomal protein bS22 — translation MGSVIKKRRKRMAKKKHRKLLRKTRHQRRNKK, via the coding sequence ATGGGTTCCGTCATCAAGAAGCGTCGCAAGCGTATGGCGAAGAAGAAGCACCGCAAGCTGCTTCGCAAGACTCGCCACCAGCGTCGCAACAAGAAGTAA
- a CDS encoding GNAT family N-acetyltransferase translates to MPASELVIRTTREDDWQAVRALRLEMLRDFPLAYGETLEHALRVEEQGWRGRARRGESEGQTSVVAIEGERWVGHMGGYIPDASTGPLLVSVYVAPDRRGDSHGVSRALLAEVERWAAGFGGTLRLEVHERNPRAIAFYEKVGFHLTGASRPYELEPGGRELEMIKRLA, encoded by the coding sequence ATGCCCGCTTCCGAACTCGTCATCCGCACGACCCGCGAAGACGACTGGCAGGCGGTCCGGGCGCTCCGACTCGAGATGCTGCGCGACTTCCCGCTCGCCTACGGCGAGACCCTCGAGCACGCGTTGCGCGTCGAGGAGCAGGGCTGGCGCGGGCGCGCCCGGCGCGGCGAGAGCGAGGGGCAGACGTCGGTCGTCGCGATCGAGGGCGAGCGCTGGGTCGGGCACATGGGCGGGTACATTCCGGATGCCTCGACCGGCCCTCTGCTCGTGAGCGTCTACGTCGCACCCGACCGTCGCGGCGACTCGCACGGCGTCTCACGCGCCCTCCTCGCCGAAGTCGAACGGTGGGCTGCCGGGTTCGGCGGGACGCTCCGGCTCGAGGTCCACGAGCGCAACCCGCGCGCGATCGCGTTCTACGAGAAGGTCGGCTTCCACCTCACGGGCGCAAGCCGACCGTACGAACTCGAGCCCGGCGGGCGCGAACTCGAGATGATCAAGCGGCTCGCGTAA
- a CDS encoding ArsR/SmtB family transcription factor codes for MADIFDVVADTTRRDILGVLLEREASDPQSDGEISVSEIVTALGVSQPTVSKHLKVLRESGLVTVREEGQHRYYRLDRTPLEIVEDWLIPFLSDGAAADAATLASAQALADEEEALSDEQRAFASRIGKAFAATAHGVQAVVQKPRR; via the coding sequence ATGGCGGACATCTTCGACGTGGTTGCGGACACGACCCGGCGCGACATCCTGGGGGTCCTGCTCGAACGCGAAGCCTCCGACCCGCAGTCCGACGGAGAGATCAGCGTCTCCGAGATCGTCACCGCCCTCGGCGTCAGCCAGCCGACCGTGTCGAAGCACCTCAAGGTGCTCCGCGAGTCGGGGCTCGTGACCGTCCGCGAAGAGGGCCAGCACCGGTACTACCGGCTCGACCGCACGCCGCTCGAGATCGTCGAGGACTGGCTCATCCCGTTCCTCTCCGACGGTGCCGCGGCCGACGCCGCGACGCTCGCATCGGCTCAGGCTCTCGCCGACGAGGAAGAAGCGCTGAGCGACGAGCAGCGCGCATTCGCGTCGCGCATCGGCAAGGCGTTCGCCGCGACCGCGCACGGCGTGCAGGCGGTCGTGCAGAAGCCGCGTCGCTGA